TCGACCCAGTGGAGGACTACTACGAGCACCCGGTGAAGAAAAGCACCGAGGACGTGCCTATAGATGTGAAGCTCAAGGACCTTGCCGAGCTAGACAAACTGGTAGCCGAAAAGAACTTCGTAAAGTCTAGACTAGTAGTCTACAACGAGCGCGTCGAAGAGCGATACTACGCAAGCACCGAGGAGAGGTTCATCGGCGAGAAGCGTGAGCTCTCCTACCTCTACGCTTCAGCCTTCGGCGAGGAGGCAGGGGTGCGCGGCTCAGCGCACATAACCCAGGGCACAGTGAAGGGCTACACGCTGTGGGAGAAGACGCCGCAGGAGAAGATGGCGGAGGAGCTGCTCGGGAGGCTCCAGCGTCAGCTCCGCGCAAAGACGCCGAGGGCGGGGAACTTCCCAGTAGTGATAGCGCCGGAGGCCCTCGGCGTCTTCGTCCACGAGGCCTTCGGCCACCTAGCAGAGGCGGACCTTGTGGAAGCGGGTAGCGCGCTTAAGGGCAAGAAAGGGCAGCAAGTAGCCTCCAGCCTGGTAAGCATAGTAGACGACCCGGGTATCGACGATGGGTTTGGGACGCTGCGCTACGACGACGAGGGCGTACGCACAGCCAGGGCAGTCATAGTCGAGAAGGGCATACACAAGCAGATAATGACCGACAGGATTCACGCAGCGGTGCTAGGGGCAGAGCCCACTGGCAACGCTAGGGCTGAGTCCTTCCGCTACCCCCCACTCGTCAGGATGAGAAACACTGTGATGCTGCCGGGCGACCATAGCGTAGAGGAGCTCTTCGAAGGCGTAGAGTTCGGGTACTACATAGTCTCGACAGCAGGCGGCCAGACCAATATAGACGGTAACTTCCAGGTCGGCGTCGAGGAGGCCTACGAGATAGTCAAGGGAGAGATAGGCGAGCCAGTACGCAACCTTAGCATAGTAGGCAATACTCTGGAGACTCTCCTCAACATAGATGCCGTGGCTAAGGACTTCGGCCTATTCTACGGCAGGTGTGGCAAGGGCCAGCTAGTCTACGTGTCTGACGGTGGCCCCCACGTGAGAGTACGCAGGATGACGGTTGGCGGACGCGAGTAGCAGTAGCCATGGTTTTTACGGATAGATGATGGATGCATGATTACACTCCATGCGCAGGTGGTGTATGGGCATGGCTAGCCGCATCAGTCCGGCAGAGCTAGGCGTAATGGCGGCGCGCTGGGCTATACGCGAGGGAGCTACCGAGGCGGAGATATACATTCACGTATTCCGAGGATATAGTGCCGATATTAGGACAAACAAGATTGAAACCGTGGCAGCCATAGAGGACGTTGGAGTGGGCATACGCGTAGCAGTGGGCAAGAAAACGGGCTTCTCGTACACCACGGGGATGGATGCGCAGCGCGTGAGAGAGGCGGTAAAGAGGGCGGTCAAACAGGCTAGGGCCGCTCCGGAGGATAAATGGTGGCAGGGCTTCCCTGAGCCTAGTAAAAGCTACCCAGAGCCTGGCGGCATGTTCAGCGTGGCGGTAGCGCGCGCAGGCCCCAAGACAGTACTAGAGCATGCCCGCGAAATGCTCGACAAGGCCTCCTCGATAAAGGACCTCGTGCTCGCCCGTGGAAGCGTCTCAGTCTATACGCTAGAACGTGCAGTTGTCAACACTAACGGTGTATACCGGGTAGACGTCGGCACGGCTGCGCTGGTTACAGCCGGGGTTACCATGAGGAAAGACGGATTGATAACGCCAATGATATACGATATGGACATGAGTAGGGTCGCGATACCGGAGAGTGACGCGGTGGTTGAGAGGGCAGCAGAGACAGCTAAGCAGTGCACAACTCTCTACCGTGGGCTCCAGACCGGGAAGTACACGGTAGTCTTGTCGCCGAAGGTGTTTGCAGAGCTCATGGAGGAGACTGTTCTCTACTCTCTCCGCGGCGACATATACGTGAGGGGGCGGAGCTACTATGGTAACAGGCTGGGCGAGCAGGCCCTATCAGAGAAGATAACGATAGTAGACGACGGGGCTATGAGGGGTGGAGATGCTACGTGGAGGTTCGACGGCGAGGGTGTCGCTACAGCGCGCAAAGTCCTCGTGGAGAAAGGCGTAGTACGAGGATTTGTATTTGACAGCTACTGGGGAAGACGCGCAGGGCAGGAGAGTACCGGAAACGCTTCCCGGGACGGCTATGCCTCTAGGCCGCACCCTGGCTACACCAATGTAGTAGTGGAGCCGGGCGACGCTGCCTCAGAGGAGCTCCTGGACGGCAGAGTGCTCGTCGTACACCAGGTACAGGGTGCACACACGACAAACCCTGACACTGGCGAGTACAGCGTACTCGCGAACCCCGCCATATACTATGAAAACGGGGAGCCGAAGGGATGGGTGCCAGGCATAGTGCTGTCCGGCAACTTCTACAAGGAGATAGCATCAAACGTAGAAGCCCTCAGCAAGACCGTGGAGAAAGCATATCCAGGCATGTACATGCCCTGGATAAGGCTCAACGGTATAACTGTGGCTGTAAAGAGCTAGGAAGCCCTGGAGCACTAGCACACGTATTTCACTACTATCTCGCCAGGGCCATGGACAGTGTACTCCACGGCTAGGAAGCCCTCAG
The window above is part of the Pyrodictium abyssi genome. Proteins encoded here:
- a CDS encoding TldD/PmbA family protein; its protein translation is MSEVMDILSTAISYASRLGVEFAEIRLERTRFARIEIRDGVYNVSSGIDYGAAVRVYVNGSMGFAFTTRIDTGSLRRALEQAYSLARSAPGSQPKPLLFDPVEDYYEHPVKKSTEDVPIDVKLKDLAELDKLVAEKNFVKSRLVVYNERVEERYYASTEERFIGEKRELSYLYASAFGEEAGVRGSAHITQGTVKGYTLWEKTPQEKMAEELLGRLQRQLRAKTPRAGNFPVVIAPEALGVFVHEAFGHLAEADLVEAGSALKGKKGQQVASSLVSIVDDPGIDDGFGTLRYDDEGVRTARAVIVEKGIHKQIMTDRIHAAVLGAEPTGNARAESFRYPPLVRMRNTVMLPGDHSVEELFEGVEFGYYIVSTAGGQTNIDGNFQVGVEEAYEIVKGEIGEPVRNLSIVGNTLETLLNIDAVAKDFGLFYGRCGKGQLVYVSDGGPHVRVRRMTVGGRE
- a CDS encoding TldD/PmbA family protein; the encoded protein is MASRISPAELGVMAARWAIREGATEAEIYIHVFRGYSADIRTNKIETVAAIEDVGVGIRVAVGKKTGFSYTTGMDAQRVREAVKRAVKQARAAPEDKWWQGFPEPSKSYPEPGGMFSVAVARAGPKTVLEHAREMLDKASSIKDLVLARGSVSVYTLERAVVNTNGVYRVDVGTAALVTAGVTMRKDGLITPMIYDMDMSRVAIPESDAVVERAAETAKQCTTLYRGLQTGKYTVVLSPKVFAELMEETVLYSLRGDIYVRGRSYYGNRLGEQALSEKITIVDDGAMRGGDATWRFDGEGVATARKVLVEKGVVRGFVFDSYWGRRAGQESTGNASRDGYASRPHPGYTNVVVEPGDAASEELLDGRVLVVHQVQGAHTTNPDTGEYSVLANPAIYYENGEPKGWVPGIVLSGNFYKEIASNVEALSKTVEKAYPGMYMPWIRLNGITVAVKS